Proteins from a single region of Punica granatum isolate Tunisia-2019 chromosome 8, ASM765513v2, whole genome shotgun sequence:
- the LOC116215866 gene encoding nifU-like protein 3, chloroplastic isoform X1, translating to MGMFSAQTHGLKFTATSSISTSEMACQPPLHKRVIVDSRGVSSRQSSFLGGQFRRQLLLGYDNVSNSRRHRAGVLFSPSCVLPLTEENVEKVLHEVRPGLMADGGNVALHEIDGLIVVLKLQGACGSCPSSTMTLKMGIETRLRDKIPEIMAVEQIVDTETGLELNEENIEKVLSEIRPYLAGTGGGVLELVQIDDYVIKVRLSGPAAGVMTVRVALTQKLREKIPAIAAVQLID from the exons ATGGGTATGTTCTCTGCCCAAACCCATGGGCTCAAATTCACCGCAACTTCATCGATATCGACATCTGAAATGGCGTGCCAGCCACCCCTGCACAAG AGAGTGATTGTAGATTCGAGAGGTGTTTCTTCAAGACAGAGCTCTTTCCTCGGGGGTCAATTTCGAAGGCAGCTCCTTTTGGGATATGATAACGTGAGCAATTCCCGGAGGCATCGGGCAG GGGTTTTATTCTCGCCAAGCTGCGTGCTCCCACTAACTGAAGAGAATGTGGAAAAGGTTCTGCACGAGGTGAGGCCGGGCTTGATGGCGGACGGGGGAAACGTGGCACTCCATGAGATAGACGGCCTTATCGTGGTGCTGAAGCTCCAGGGAGCGTGCGGGTCGTGCCCAAGCTCCACGATGACCCTGAAAATGGGAATTGAAACTCGGCTTCGGGATAAAATACCTGAAATCATGGCTGTAGAGCAGATCGTGGACACTGAAACTGGGTTAGAGCTGAATGAAGAGAACATTGAAAAG GTTCTTTCCGAGATACGACCATATCTTGCAGGCACGGGAGGGGGAGTGCTCGAGCTGGTTCAGATCGATGATTACGTCATCAAGGTTAGATTGAGTGGCCCTGCAGCAGGGGTTATGACAGTTCGTGTCGCTCTCACACAGAAACTGAGGGAAAAGATTCCTGCCATCGCCGCTGTTCAGTTGATAGATTAA
- the LOC116215866 gene encoding nifU-like protein 3, chloroplastic isoform X2, translating to MGMFSAQTHGLKFTATSSISTSEMACQPPLHKRVIVDSRGVSSRQSSFLGGQFRRQLLLGYDNVSNSRRHRAGVLFSPSCVLPLTEENVEKVLHEVRPGLMADGGNVALHEIDGLIVVLKLQGACGSCPSSTMTLKMGIETRLRDKIPEIMAVEQIVDTETGLELNEENIEKVLSEIRPYLAGTGGGVLELVQIDDYVIKMS from the exons ATGGGTATGTTCTCTGCCCAAACCCATGGGCTCAAATTCACCGCAACTTCATCGATATCGACATCTGAAATGGCGTGCCAGCCACCCCTGCACAAG AGAGTGATTGTAGATTCGAGAGGTGTTTCTTCAAGACAGAGCTCTTTCCTCGGGGGTCAATTTCGAAGGCAGCTCCTTTTGGGATATGATAACGTGAGCAATTCCCGGAGGCATCGGGCAG GGGTTTTATTCTCGCCAAGCTGCGTGCTCCCACTAACTGAAGAGAATGTGGAAAAGGTTCTGCACGAGGTGAGGCCGGGCTTGATGGCGGACGGGGGAAACGTGGCACTCCATGAGATAGACGGCCTTATCGTGGTGCTGAAGCTCCAGGGAGCGTGCGGGTCGTGCCCAAGCTCCACGATGACCCTGAAAATGGGAATTGAAACTCGGCTTCGGGATAAAATACCTGAAATCATGGCTGTAGAGCAGATCGTGGACACTGAAACTGGGTTAGAGCTGAATGAAGAGAACATTGAAAAG GTTCTTTCCGAGATACGACCATATCTTGCAGGCACGGGAGGGGGAGTGCTCGAGCTGGTTCAGATCGATGATTACGTCATCAAG ATGAgttag